A genome region from Anaerobacillus alkaliphilus includes the following:
- a CDS encoding nitrate reductase cytochrome c-type subunit, with protein MKKSNYFLFAVSLGILIFAIVVGVTLFQDSSSETVAKPSEPAKQEQKQETAKAATKTVSIPQLSQERAEAATMVLISAPTLQPPDHAGRWNPKTMGASCLMCHENAEAMGARVIPIDHFVDQDRSKGIVGPRYVCVTCHGLDTGEEKAAFND; from the coding sequence ATGAAAAAATCTAATTATTTTCTATTCGCAGTCTCATTAGGAATACTGATTTTTGCAATTGTCGTAGGTGTTACTCTCTTCCAGGATTCAAGTAGTGAGACGGTGGCAAAACCAAGTGAGCCAGCAAAACAAGAACAAAAGCAAGAGACTGCTAAGGCAGCTACAAAAACTGTATCTATTCCACAATTGAGTCAAGAAAGAGCAGAAGCGGCAACGATGGTCCTGATTTCAGCGCCTACACTTCAACCTCCAGACCATGCCGGTAGATGGAATCCGAAAACTATGGGTGCAAGCTGCTTAATGTGTCATGAAAATGCAGAAGCGATGGGTGCTAGAGTTATTCCTATTGATCACTTTGTTGATCAAGACCGTTCAAAAGGAATTGTTGGACCAAGGTATGTTTGTGTAACATGTCATGGGTTAGATACTGGAGAAGAAAAAGCAGCATTTAACGATTAG
- a CDS encoding L-lactate MFS transporter, translated as MMKNRWLIALSAVAIHLSIGSAYAYSVYVKPLETLGWQKTEVSLAFTIAIFFLGMSAAAFGQFVEKQGPRKSALLAATLFTSGILGSGLAVLMESLLLFYLTFGVLGGMGLGLGYISPVSTLVKWFPDRRGLATGMAVLGFGAGALITAPIAERLIVTIGVSNTFFTLGVAYFILMFLGASYIAKPPEGWVPKGMEPGTVSGGKYDIKGTQDLAQLTAKEAAKTKRFWLLWVMMFINISTGLMLISVASPMAQEKVGMTTVAAASMVALMGLFNGAGRIAWSSASDFIGRHRIYAIFFSIQLVAFLILPNITNVLVFQVLIFLVLTIYGGGFAALPAFIGDLFGTKQLGAIHGLILTSWSMAGVMGPLLVAYIRETTNSYDATFYIFVAFLAIALFTSFLMMKDIQRIKAQKAMTMQKAS; from the coding sequence ATGATGAAAAATCGCTGGTTAATCGCATTATCAGCAGTGGCAATCCACTTATCTATTGGATCAGCTTATGCGTATAGTGTATACGTAAAGCCATTAGAAACATTAGGCTGGCAAAAGACCGAAGTATCGTTAGCTTTTACAATTGCAATCTTCTTTTTAGGAATGTCTGCAGCAGCGTTTGGTCAATTTGTTGAAAAGCAAGGTCCTAGGAAATCAGCTTTGCTAGCGGCAACTTTGTTTACTTCGGGGATTTTAGGGTCCGGTTTGGCTGTGTTAATGGAATCCCTACTATTATTTTATCTTACTTTCGGGGTATTAGGAGGTATGGGTCTAGGATTAGGGTATATCTCACCTGTTTCTACCTTAGTAAAGTGGTTCCCTGATCGCCGAGGTTTAGCAACAGGTATGGCTGTACTCGGTTTTGGAGCAGGAGCTTTAATTACGGCGCCAATCGCAGAACGATTAATTGTTACGATCGGTGTATCAAACACATTCTTTACTCTCGGTGTTGCTTACTTTATCCTAATGTTTCTGGGGGCATCCTATATTGCCAAACCACCAGAAGGATGGGTGCCAAAAGGAATGGAACCTGGGACTGTAAGTGGTGGAAAATATGATATTAAGGGTACACAAGACTTAGCACAGTTAACAGCGAAAGAAGCAGCTAAAACCAAGCGCTTTTGGTTGTTATGGGTGATGATGTTTATTAATATTTCAACAGGTTTAATGTTAATTTCTGTAGCCTCTCCAATGGCTCAAGAAAAAGTAGGAATGACTACTGTAGCTGCAGCAAGTATGGTGGCATTAATGGGGCTATTTAATGGAGCTGGCCGAATAGCTTGGTCAAGTGCGTCAGACTTTATTGGAAGACATAGAATTTACGCCATTTTCTTTAGTATTCAATTAGTTGCGTTCTTAATCTTGCCTAACATAACAAATGTGCTTGTTTTCCAAGTGTTGATATTTTTAGTTTTAACAATTTACGGCGGAGGATTTGCAGCATTACCAGCATTCATTGGTGATTTATTTGGGACAAAACAGCTTGGTGCTATTCACGGATTAATCTTAACGTCATGGTCAATGGCTGGGGTAATGGGTCCGTTATTGGTAGCGTACATTCGTGAAACAACAAATAGTTATGATGCAACCTTTTATATCTTTGTTGCGTTCCTAGCGATTGCATTATTCACTTCATTCTTAATGATGAAAGACATACAACGTATTAAAGCTCAGAAAGCAATGACAATGCAAAAAGCGAGCTAA
- a CDS encoding alpha/beta-type small acid-soluble spore protein, with protein MPNTNKLLVPGIEQALDQMKYEIASEFGVRLNADDTSRSNGSVGGEITKRLVQMAEQQLNGQ; from the coding sequence ATGCCAAATACAAATAAATTACTAGTACCTGGTATTGAACAAGCATTAGATCAAATGAAATACGAAATTGCCTCAGAGTTTGGAGTAAGATTAAATGCCGATGATACATCCCGTTCTAATGGTTCTGTAGGCGGAGAGATCACTAAGCGTCTTGTTCAGATGGCTGAACAACAGCTTAACGGTCAATAA
- the recQ gene encoding DNA helicase RecQ, with amino-acid sequence MVEKSLTEYTPLSILKKYYGYTSFRRNQQEIINAILEGRDALCIMPTGGGKSICYQVPAMLLEGITIVISPLISLMKDQVDTLNSIGVPAVYINSTVSQSDQVMMMDEISQGMYKMVYVSPERMESNQFLNFLQQLPISLIAVDEAHCISQWGHDFRPSYAKIGRLIQQLSPRPIIAAFTATATKTVAEDIKKGLLLHSPQDFVSGYERENLAFSVVKTGNKRKYILDFIHNFKGESGIIYTATRKDVEELHGFLEKNGIKTVTYHGGMSEAIRNDHQERFIFDDEKIIIATNAFGMGIDKSNVRYVLHYQLPKSMEGYYQEAGRAGRDGENSECVLLFSSKDVQTQKYLIEQSTSYDDRKEHEYSKLQAMVDYCHTTKCLQTFIVNYFGDESSSECGKCSNCKSDLAEIDVTTEALKIFSCVVRMKERFGVTLIAQVLRGSNNKRIKELGLDQLTTYGIMKDKTEKEISEMTQLFIAEGYLALTTGQYPTVKLTENALSVLKHGEKVLQKIKPVKKEEPVHSELFEILRQVRRELAEREKLPPYIIFSDVTLKEMCKFYPQSKADMLQVKGVGEMKFAKYGENFLQAILQFKEENQLLPTETVEEAVMKKKDEDPSYLMTIQLFKEGKNIHEISIERELKETTIEQHLLQGAIEGLELDWNRILPQEFEELIHEKRLELGGEKLKPLKEALPEEISYFHIKLALSITR; translated from the coding sequence ATGGTAGAAAAATCATTAACGGAATATACACCGTTGTCAATTTTAAAAAAATATTACGGATATACAAGCTTTAGGAGAAATCAACAGGAAATTATAAATGCAATACTAGAGGGACGCGATGCACTTTGCATCATGCCAACAGGTGGCGGGAAATCAATTTGTTATCAAGTACCTGCGATGTTATTAGAAGGCATAACCATTGTCATTAGTCCACTTATCTCATTAATGAAAGATCAAGTTGATACGTTAAATAGTATTGGTGTCCCAGCTGTTTATATAAACAGTACAGTATCTCAAAGTGATCAAGTAATGATGATGGACGAGATAAGTCAAGGGATGTACAAAATGGTTTATGTTTCACCTGAGAGAATGGAATCAAATCAATTTCTAAATTTTCTACAACAATTACCAATCAGCTTAATAGCAGTCGATGAGGCTCACTGTATTTCCCAGTGGGGTCATGATTTTCGCCCGAGTTATGCAAAAATCGGTCGGTTAATCCAACAGCTTTCACCCCGTCCTATCATTGCTGCTTTTACAGCGACAGCTACGAAAACAGTGGCAGAAGATATAAAAAAAGGCCTGTTGTTACATTCTCCCCAAGACTTTGTTTCTGGTTATGAAAGAGAAAATTTGGCTTTTTCAGTCGTGAAGACAGGAAATAAACGAAAATATATCTTAGATTTTATTCATAATTTTAAAGGTGAAAGTGGCATTATTTATACAGCTACTAGAAAAGATGTGGAAGAATTACACGGGTTTCTAGAAAAAAATGGTATCAAAACGGTAACATACCATGGAGGAATGTCTGAAGCAATCCGAAATGATCACCAGGAACGATTTATTTTTGACGATGAAAAAATTATCATTGCCACAAACGCATTTGGTATGGGAATTGATAAGTCAAATGTCCGTTACGTTCTTCACTATCAGTTACCTAAAAGTATGGAGGGATACTATCAGGAAGCGGGACGAGCTGGGCGAGATGGAGAAAATAGTGAATGTGTATTATTATTCTCAAGTAAAGATGTACAAACACAAAAATATTTAATTGAACAGTCCACTTCGTATGATGACCGTAAAGAACACGAGTATAGCAAGTTACAAGCGATGGTTGATTATTGCCATACAACCAAGTGCTTGCAAACTTTTATTGTGAATTATTTTGGTGATGAAAGCTCGAGTGAATGTGGGAAGTGCTCAAACTGCAAATCTGATTTGGCAGAGATTGATGTCACAACAGAAGCTTTAAAAATCTTTTCGTGTGTTGTTAGAATGAAGGAACGTTTCGGCGTTACCTTAATTGCTCAGGTGTTAAGAGGTTCGAATAACAAGCGGATTAAAGAATTAGGGCTAGATCAATTAACAACCTACGGTATCATGAAAGACAAAACTGAAAAAGAAATTAGTGAAATGACCCAATTATTTATAGCTGAAGGCTACTTAGCTCTAACTACGGGTCAATACCCCACAGTTAAATTAACCGAAAATGCACTATCTGTCTTAAAGCATGGCGAGAAGGTTCTACAGAAAATTAAACCAGTGAAAAAAGAAGAGCCTGTTCACTCCGAATTATTTGAAATACTTCGGCAGGTTCGGAGAGAATTAGCTGAAAGAGAAAAACTCCCACCATATATCATCTTTTCAGATGTGACCTTAAAGGAAATGTGCAAATTCTATCCTCAATCTAAGGCTGATATGCTTCAAGTTAAAGGAGTAGGGGAAATGAAGTTTGCGAAGTATGGAGAAAACTTTCTTCAAGCCATCCTTCAATTTAAAGAAGAAAATCAGCTGCTACCAACGGAGACGGTAGAGGAGGCTGTCATGAAGAAAAAAGATGAAGATCCTAGTTATTTAATGACGATACAGCTTTTTAAAGAAGGAAAAAACATTCATGAAATCTCAATCGAAAGAGAGTTAAAAGAAACGACAATTGAGCAACACCTTCTCCAAGGAGCGATCGAAGGGTTGGAGTTAGATTGGAATAGAATTTTACCTCAAGAATTTGAAGAACTTATTCATGAAAAACGTTTAGAGCTAGGCGGCGAGAAGTTAAAACCTTTAAAAGAAGCATTACCAGAAGAAATTAGCTACTTTCATATTAAATTGGCATTGTCGATTACGAGATAA
- a CDS encoding chaperone NapD, translating into MVISGFMLITVKGKTAAVIEQLQKLPGVEVHHVEQEVKIILTLEAPSVDESYRIGEAFKEIDGIVTICLAYTNFEDDDAMQHQVVIH; encoded by the coding sequence ATGGTCATATCAGGATTTATGCTAATCACAGTAAAAGGAAAAACAGCCGCAGTTATAGAGCAGCTACAGAAGCTTCCTGGAGTAGAGGTTCATCACGTAGAACAAGAGGTTAAGATTATTTTAACACTTGAAGCCCCTTCGGTTGATGAGAGCTACCGTATTGGAGAAGCATTTAAAGAGATTGATGGCATTGTGACGATCTGCCTTGCTTACACAAATTTTGAGGACGATGATGCAATGCAACACCAGGTAGTGATCCACTAA
- a CDS encoding deoxynucleoside kinase, whose translation MIETTIKNNALITLAGTVGVGKSTLTRNLANALDFKASFEKVDGNPYLEDYYANFKKWSFHLQIYFLAERFKQQKAMFESGYGYVQDRSIYEDVGIFAKLQYDQGNMSDRDFETYSSLFEAMTLSPYFPKPDVLIYLDGSLEKILERVHRRGRKMETDTPVKFWEDLYERYQNWINEFTICPILRLDIETYDSHDPESIADIIKKIEHMTAKEVVLK comes from the coding sequence ATGATTGAGACAACAATCAAAAACAATGCGTTAATCACACTAGCGGGTACAGTTGGTGTTGGTAAGTCAACATTAACTAGGAATCTAGCAAATGCTCTAGATTTTAAAGCATCCTTTGAAAAAGTAGATGGAAACCCTTATTTAGAGGACTATTATGCGAATTTTAAAAAGTGGTCCTTCCATCTACAAATCTACTTTTTAGCAGAAAGATTTAAACAACAGAAGGCGATGTTTGAAAGTGGCTACGGTTATGTTCAAGACCGCAGTATTTATGAAGATGTAGGCATCTTTGCAAAACTACAATACGATCAAGGAAATATGAGTGACCGTGATTTTGAAACCTACAGTTCACTTTTCGAAGCGATGACACTATCACCATACTTCCCTAAACCAGATGTGTTAATCTACTTGGACGGCTCTCTTGAAAAAATCTTAGAACGTGTGCATAGACGTGGCCGAAAAATGGAAACAGACACACCAGTAAAATTCTGGGAAGATCTATATGAACGCTACCAAAACTGGATTAATGAATTTACAATTTGCCCAATCCTAAGGTTAGATATTGAAACATACGACAGTCATGACCCTGAGTCAATTGCTGATATTATCAAAAAAATCGAGCACATGACAGCTAAAGAAGTAGTTCTTAAATAA
- the fdhF gene encoding formate dehydrogenase subunit alpha produces MGNTQEVKMICSYCGTGCSLVAEIEDNRIVKVRGDKEGSVNKGQTCIKGSFAYNYVHADDRLKTPLLRKEGRLQPVSWQEALKFIAEKLTTIKQTFGAESMSIFACARATNETNYVTQKFARAVLGMNNIDGCNRTUHAPSVAGLATVFGGSGAPTNRFEDFDQAKVLLLIGSNTTEAHPIVANRIKKAVKAGLRLFVIDPRKIDMVKSAEKHLQLKVGSDIALLNAMIHVIIKEELYDTEYIARVSEGFEELKDKVERYTPEYAAEITRVPAEDIREVARAYAQAGQGMIAYTLGITEHHFGVNNVLDIANIALLTGNIGKEGTGILPLRGQNNVQGAGDMGCLPNQFVGGLKVGNEEHRKLFEDAWGVSLPRHNGHTQTAMLEKMSEGKMKALYIIGENPIMADVNMHHTTAAIKNVDLLIVQDLFLHETAKIADVVLPARSWAEVDGTYINADRRVQRTRKGIEAHLNTKEDWQILCELAQLMGYNMDYSSSEEIWNEVRTLVPEMFGGMSYERFDREGGLHYPCPTIDHPGTFVLHERFHQGIELKEKSKFVPVDFCLPAEPTCPDYPFTLTTGRRLEQYNTHSQTRYYPANIKLKQTEETVDMHEEDACALTIEDGEYVFVESRRGKVKVKAKVCKKMQRGDVFMSFHWAEVPTNALTLDEFDPISGTAEYKACAVKVYKI; encoded by the coding sequence ATGGGGAACACTCAAGAAGTTAAAATGATTTGCAGCTATTGCGGCACAGGTTGTAGTCTAGTTGCCGAAATAGAAGACAATCGAATTGTCAAAGTTAGGGGAGACAAAGAAGGTTCTGTTAACAAAGGGCAAACATGTATTAAAGGGTCGTTTGCTTACAATTATGTTCATGCTGATGATCGTCTTAAAACGCCATTACTTCGAAAAGAGGGAAGACTACAGCCGGTATCTTGGCAAGAGGCACTGAAGTTTATTGCTGAAAAGCTTACAACTATTAAACAAACATTTGGAGCAGAAAGCATGTCAATATTTGCATGTGCACGGGCAACAAATGAAACCAATTATGTCACACAAAAATTTGCTCGGGCTGTGCTTGGGATGAATAATATAGACGGATGTAATCGAACGTGACACGCTCCTAGCGTTGCCGGTCTGGCAACTGTGTTTGGTGGCTCAGGTGCACCAACAAACCGTTTTGAGGATTTTGACCAAGCAAAGGTACTTCTTCTCATCGGTTCAAATACGACAGAAGCACATCCAATTGTCGCAAATCGAATTAAAAAAGCAGTAAAAGCAGGATTACGTTTATTTGTGATTGATCCAAGAAAAATTGATATGGTTAAATCTGCTGAAAAACATTTACAGCTCAAGGTAGGAAGTGATATCGCCCTACTAAACGCAATGATTCATGTCATCATTAAGGAAGAATTGTATGATACGGAATATATCGCAAGAGTCTCAGAAGGCTTTGAAGAGCTTAAGGATAAAGTTGAACGATATACTCCTGAGTATGCTGCTGAAATTACACGAGTCCCTGCTGAAGATATTCGTGAAGTCGCTCGCGCCTACGCTCAGGCTGGCCAAGGAATGATCGCCTACACGTTAGGTATTACTGAACATCACTTTGGCGTAAATAATGTGTTAGATATTGCCAACATTGCTCTTTTAACAGGAAATATTGGGAAAGAAGGCACCGGGATTTTACCGCTTCGTGGCCAAAATAACGTACAAGGTGCTGGTGATATGGGTTGTTTACCTAACCAGTTCGTTGGTGGTTTAAAAGTGGGGAACGAAGAGCACCGCAAACTTTTTGAAGATGCTTGGGGAGTTAGCTTGCCTCGACATAACGGACATACGCAAACAGCGATGTTAGAAAAAATGTCCGAAGGGAAAATGAAGGCATTATATATTATTGGAGAAAATCCAATTATGGCAGATGTAAATATGCATCACACGACGGCCGCTATCAAAAACGTTGATCTATTAATTGTTCAGGATCTCTTCCTTCATGAAACAGCAAAAATTGCTGACGTCGTCTTACCCGCACGTTCATGGGCTGAGGTGGATGGAACCTATATCAACGCTGACCGTCGTGTCCAACGAACACGAAAAGGAATTGAAGCTCACCTAAACACCAAAGAAGATTGGCAAATCCTTTGTGAATTAGCTCAACTCATGGGCTACAACATGGACTATAGTTCTAGTGAGGAAATCTGGAATGAAGTAAGAACTCTAGTGCCTGAAATGTTTGGTGGTATGAGCTACGAACGATTTGATCGTGAAGGCGGCCTTCATTATCCATGCCCTACCATCGATCATCCTGGTACGTTTGTCCTTCATGAGAGATTTCATCAAGGAATAGAGCTAAAGGAAAAATCAAAGTTTGTCCCTGTTGATTTCTGCCTTCCTGCAGAACCAACATGTCCAGACTATCCTTTCACACTCACAACTGGTAGACGTCTTGAACAATATAATACCCATTCACAGACAAGATATTACCCAGCGAATATAAAATTAAAACAAACCGAAGAAACAGTTGATATGCACGAAGAGGATGCTTGTGCGCTTACTATTGAAGATGGTGAATACGTATTTGTTGAATCGCGACGTGGCAAAGTAAAAGTGAAAGCAAAGGTTTGTAAGAAGATGCAACGAGGCGATGTTTTCATGAGTTTCCATTGGGCAGAAGTTCCTACAAATGCTCTTACCCTCGATGAATTTGACCCTATATCAGGCACAGCCGAATATAAGGCTTGCGCAGTCAAGGTGTATAAAATCTAA
- a CDS encoding DegV family protein, with protein MPLTITVDGKSYIDGVDVSAKEYISLLKESKEIPRTSQPSAGVFAEAYDRLGADGSEIISIHLTSGMSGTFGSAQSGAQMSSSKVTVVDSKFISRALGFQVVEAAKLAQAGKTVTEITEQLTKIRENSSLYIMVDTLEYLAKGGRIGRGKALLGSLLKIKPIASLADGVYTPVSKVRTYVQLIKFLTKQLETETANKTIKAIGIAQADALELANDLKKALSEATGFQAIDIVDTTPIISTHTGPGALALMYYAE; from the coding sequence GTGCCTCTAACCATTACTGTAGATGGTAAGTCCTATATTGATGGTGTAGACGTATCAGCAAAAGAATACATATCATTGCTAAAAGAGTCCAAAGAAATTCCTAGAACATCACAACCTTCTGCTGGTGTGTTTGCTGAAGCTTATGACCGTCTTGGGGCAGATGGTAGTGAGATTATTTCGATACATCTAACAAGTGGGATGAGTGGTACATTTGGTTCGGCCCAAAGCGGTGCGCAAATGTCTAGCTCTAAAGTAACTGTTGTGGATTCGAAATTCATCTCCCGTGCTCTTGGATTCCAAGTTGTTGAAGCAGCAAAACTGGCTCAAGCTGGTAAGACTGTAACAGAAATTACGGAACAACTAACTAAGATAAGAGAAAACTCATCGCTGTATATTATGGTCGATACATTAGAATACTTAGCAAAAGGTGGAAGGATTGGTAGAGGAAAAGCATTACTAGGATCACTATTAAAAATTAAACCAATTGCTTCACTTGCAGACGGGGTCTATACTCCAGTATCGAAGGTTCGAACATATGTACAATTAATTAAATTCCTAACAAAACAATTAGAAACTGAAACAGCTAATAAAACCATTAAAGCAATTGGAATTGCCCAAGCAGATGCATTAGAGTTAGCCAATGATCTCAAAAAAGCATTATCTGAAGCAACAGGCTTCCAAGCGATTGACATTGTTGACACAACACCAATTATTAGTACTCACACCGGACCAGGTGCTTTGGCATTAATGTATTACGCTGAGTAA
- a CDS encoding 4Fe-4S dicluster domain-containing protein: MIEKMNRRQYLKENFRSSFQFLGAVIGATIEQERNFIRPPGAGGNELLFLATCNRCGACADVCPTKTIGLFSVDYGAKLAGTPFINPNESPCTFCNQCISHCPTGALEKIGPKEKLGVAEIFEFNCLAHKGTMCDYCIRACPFGRNALSLVDGKPKVTEENCNGCGLCVAACIQTYKGIYVKALET, encoded by the coding sequence ATGATTGAGAAAATGAACCGTAGACAGTATCTTAAGGAAAATTTTCGTTCTTCCTTTCAATTCTTAGGCGCAGTCATCGGAGCTACGATAGAGCAAGAGCGAAATTTTATTCGTCCGCCTGGTGCAGGAGGTAATGAACTGTTGTTTCTCGCTACGTGCAACCGTTGTGGTGCATGTGCAGATGTTTGTCCAACCAAAACCATCGGTTTATTCTCAGTAGATTACGGAGCTAAGCTAGCTGGTACACCGTTTATTAATCCGAACGAGTCTCCTTGTACATTTTGTAATCAATGCATTAGTCATTGTCCAACGGGCGCATTAGAGAAAATAGGTCCCAAAGAAAAGCTTGGAGTGGCTGAAATATTCGAATTCAACTGTTTAGCTCATAAAGGTACAATGTGTGATTACTGTATCCGAGCGTGTCCTTTTGGTCGTAATGCTTTGTCTTTAGTAGACGGGAAACCAAAGGTTACAGAGGAAAACTGTAATGGGTGTGGTCTATGTGTAGCGGCGTGTATTCAGACGTATAAGGGGATTTATGTGAAAGCGTTAGAAACGTAA
- a CDS encoding patatin-like phospholipase family protein — MKNVGLVLEGGGMRGVYTGGVLEFFSEHQLFFPYVIGVSAGACNGASYVSRQRGRNYQVTVDLVNHPNYISYKNLLKRKGLFGMDFIFDEIPNKLVPFDYQTFEEVPETFLIGTTNCDTGDPVYFEKKNCLRDVSTVLRASSSLPLMAPMVSYKGLNLLDGGISDPIPIKKSVEEGNSKNVVILTRNLGYRKQRERFTSLLHRPYKKRYPNLIEKMNTRHNLYNETLQYIEEEEMKGNTFVLRPTQPLQVGRIERDKQKLHDLYQLGYNDAKQIHAQLQNWLHG; from the coding sequence GTGAAAAATGTAGGGTTAGTCTTGGAAGGTGGCGGTATGCGTGGTGTGTATACTGGCGGTGTTCTCGAATTTTTTAGCGAACACCAATTATTTTTTCCATATGTCATCGGTGTTTCTGCAGGTGCATGTAATGGGGCTTCTTATGTATCGAGACAAAGAGGTCGTAATTATCAGGTTACCGTTGATTTAGTGAATCACCCAAACTACATATCCTATAAAAATCTACTAAAGAGAAAAGGGCTTTTTGGGATGGATTTTATCTTCGATGAAATTCCGAATAAACTAGTCCCGTTTGATTATCAGACGTTTGAAGAAGTGCCAGAGACATTTTTGATTGGGACAACGAATTGTGACACTGGTGATCCTGTGTACTTTGAAAAAAAAAATTGTTTACGAGACGTTTCTACAGTTCTAAGAGCATCTAGTTCGTTACCGCTAATGGCACCGATGGTCTCTTATAAAGGGTTAAACCTCTTAGACGGTGGGATAAGCGATCCGATCCCGATCAAAAAATCAGTTGAAGAAGGTAATTCTAAGAACGTGGTTATTTTAACAAGGAATTTAGGGTACAGAAAGCAAAGAGAGCGCTTTACATCGCTCCTTCATCGACCATATAAAAAACGTTATCCAAACTTAATCGAAAAAATGAATACACGTCACAACCTATATAATGAGACACTGCAATATATTGAGGAAGAAGAAATGAAGGGAAATACCTTTGTACTGAGACCTACTCAACCATTACAAGTAGGTCGGATTGAACGAGACAAACAAAAACTACATGATCTTTATCAATTAGGCTACAATGATGCAAAACAAATTCACGCACAGTTACAAAACTGGCTCCATGGCTAA
- a CDS encoding deoxynucleoside kinase — MKQVPFIAVEGPIGVGKSSLAREISNYYQYTLLNEIVEENPFLGNFYKDIDEWSFQTEMFFLCNRYKQLEDIKKYHLAQGQPAVADYHIFKNQIFAERTLQSQQYEKYKKIYYILTENMPEPNLIIYLRASLDTLLERISLRGRDIEKNIDPAYLFQLSSDYDKFMEKFSKDHPNVPVITFDGDKIDFVKNKQHLKTIFSEIDQHLCVSN; from the coding sequence TTGAAACAAGTACCATTTATCGCTGTCGAAGGACCAATTGGCGTTGGTAAATCTTCTCTTGCAAGGGAAATTTCCAATTACTATCAATACACGCTACTTAATGAAATTGTTGAAGAAAATCCTTTTTTAGGGAACTTCTATAAAGACATTGACGAGTGGAGCTTTCAAACAGAAATGTTCTTCTTATGTAATCGGTATAAACAATTAGAAGATATTAAAAAATACCATTTAGCACAAGGCCAACCAGCGGTAGCCGATTATCATATTTTTAAAAATCAAATTTTCGCTGAGCGAACCTTACAAAGTCAACAGTATGAGAAATATAAAAAGATCTATTATATACTTACAGAAAATATGCCTGAGCCAAACTTAATCATTTATTTAAGAGCTAGTTTAGATACATTATTAGAACGTATCTCACTTAGAGGAAGAGATATTGAGAAAAACATAGATCCTGCTTATTTATTTCAACTCTCATCTGACTACGACAAGTTTATGGAAAAGTTTAGTAAGGATCACCCGAATGTCCCTGTGATAACGTTTGATGGTGATAAGATAGACTTCGTTAAAAATAAACAGCACCTAAAAACAATCTTTTCTGAAATAGATCAACATCTTTGTGTAAGTAACTAA